The genomic segment ATTGCTCCGCTTATCTCAGCCAGCTCTACTGCCACATCAGTAGATTCACAATCTACTCTTACTCCTACCCCAGTTATGGATTGTTATCTATCTCATATTACCAACAATGAGGTCATAGAATCTTTAGTTGTTGATCTGATGACCACAACACCTATACATTCTGCATTTGAGAGTTCTTTTCGGTTTTCAGTGTTAGAAAATGTGGATAAAGCTGAGATTGAACCTCCTGACTCTATCAACTTGACCAGAGGTGGGAGGGAATCAAAACCTCCGATCAAGTACCATAATATGGAATAGAATAC from the Raphanus sativus cultivar WK10039 unplaced genomic scaffold, ASM80110v3 Scaffold0716, whole genome shotgun sequence genome contains:
- the LOC130502867 gene encoding uncharacterized protein LOC130502867, with the translated sequence MAYGEKNHEKTSRFAHDLHQQTPIAPLISASSTATSVDSQSTLTPTPVMDCYLSHITNNEVIESLVVDLMTTTPIHSAFESSFRFSVLENVDKAEIEPPDSINLTRGGRESKPPIKYHNME